In Candidatus Epulonipiscium viviparus, one DNA window encodes the following:
- a CDS encoding spore germination protein: MVLSDKIDKNLETLRAILPFERSFDLLQKKIHLYNKTFYLFLIDGFTKESNTEFIRRDILALGEATVNSIFNATQLVELAISSVEAAAVTDLNTIVTALLSGQTVILFDGSPSAAVVDLRDYPTRRIGEPDQEKVLRGAKDGFVESLILNTALIRRRIRDPHLTFELIQVGTISKTDVVIGYMSNRADAKVLKIIRNKLLNLQVAALTAADESLVEALSAKNWLNPLPRAKYTERPDAAATHIVEGKILLIVDNTPSIMILPVGFLDFMQDMDDYYLPVMTGNYLKLVRVLVLFMNLFLTPVYVLLVENPSWIPEWLAFILPTKESNLDLFVQFLFLEVAVDALKIASLNTPNSLGMSLSVIGGLILGEYSIQTGWLIPHAILYMAVVALSSFTQSSAELGYSIKFSRILLLILVGIFGLWGFIIGVAINITVLATTKTIVGGSYLYPLFPFNRADLIALLLRKPLSDARSIENKP, from the coding sequence GTGGTATTATCCGACAAAATTGATAAAAATCTCGAGACTTTGAGAGCTATTTTGCCTTTCGAAAGAAGCTTCGATTTATTACAAAAAAAGATCCATCTTTATAACAAAACTTTTTACTTGTTTCTTATAGATGGGTTTACTAAAGAATCTAACACCGAATTTATTCGTCGTGACATCCTGGCTCTTGGCGAGGCAACGGTTAATTCTATCTTTAATGCAACGCAGCTTGTGGAACTAGCCATAAGCTCTGTCGAGGCTGCCGCAGTTACTGATTTAAACACCATTGTCACAGCATTACTTTCGGGGCAAACGGTTATTCTTTTTGACGGATCCCCCTCTGCGGCCGTTGTTGACTTGCGAGACTACCCCACTCGTCGCATTGGTGAGCCCGACCAAGAAAAAGTTTTGCGCGGTGCCAAGGACGGGTTTGTTGAGTCGCTGATTCTTAACACTGCCCTTATACGCCGACGCATTCGAGATCCACATCTAACTTTTGAGTTAATTCAGGTTGGTACTATTTCTAAAACTGATGTTGTAATCGGTTATATGTCTAATAGAGCCGACGCCAAAGTTTTAAAAATTATTCGGAACAAGTTGCTTAATCTTCAAGTAGCGGCCTTAACCGCCGCAGACGAGAGCTTGGTGGAGGCGCTTTCTGCCAAAAATTGGCTTAATCCTCTGCCTCGTGCAAAATATACGGAGCGCCCTGATGCCGCTGCAACGCATATTGTAGAAGGAAAAATTTTACTTATTGTTGATAATACCCCTTCTATTATGATTTTGCCCGTAGGATTTCTAGATTTTATGCAAGATATGGATGATTACTATTTGCCGGTGATGACGGGAAATTATTTAAAGTTGGTACGCGTACTCGTGTTATTTATGAATCTATTTTTGACGCCAGTGTATGTGTTGCTAGTTGAAAATCCGTCTTGGATTCCCGAATGGCTTGCATTTATATTGCCAACCAAAGAAAGTAACTTAGACTTATTCGTTCAATTTTTATTTTTGGAAGTTGCCGTCGATGCACTTAAAATTGCTTCGCTGAACACACCAAATTCACTTGGAATGTCCCTTTCTGTTATTGGCGGATTAATTTTAGGAGAATATTCTATACAAACCGGCTGGCTCATTCCTCATGCAATATTGTATATGGCTGTTGTTGCTCTTTCTAGCTTCACCCAGTCTAGTGCCGAGCTAGGATATAGCATCAAATTTTCGAGAATTCTTTTACTAATTCTTGTCGGCATTTTCGGATTATGGGGATTCATTATTGGCGTCGCTATCAATATTACAGTGCTTGCAACAACAAAAACTATCGTGGGGGGTAGTTATTTATACCCACTGTTTCCTTTTAATAGAGCAGATTTGATCGCATTACTCTTGAGGAAACCGCTATCTGATGCTCGATCTATAGAAAATAAACCCTAA
- a CDS encoding glycoside hydrolase family 2 TIM barrel-domain containing protein gives MDKFWKFAKSTQDDAYKIDFDDSDFVTVAVPHDYAIDGPFAEENDKQFEKIVADGINKPMVHVGRTGGLPITDWAWYRKEFFVDAATKNVFLEFDGIMSNSTVYVNGIKVGGHIYGYTSFCVDATSACNFGATNLVAVSVRPEGHASRWYTGAGIYRNVRLVQKGDAYFPYQAIFVRPTVRGKRAEIDFDINIIAAEEYILEVEICDQSNNIVASQKFISNKAKFSGQIALDNYHLWEVLNAYLYTFTAKLHVKGKNSDTTATKFGIRTIKYDANKGLFINDKYIKLNGVCMHHDLGAIGAAVNISAIRRQLEKLIDIGTNAIRFSHNPPSPEYLDMCDEYGLLTMDEAFDEWELHKLKNSYAKHFKQEAIADMTAMVCRDRNHPSVLMWSIGNEILEQKLIYGWKYAKFFNDICHAHDYTRPTTAGFNNTETAFINGLTAEVDIVGVNYKPHQYDRFHQIYPDAVLYGSETASALSSRGHYYFPVKYPSIAPNAPDLQASSYDLLGRPWSYYPEREFFVQKKYKYLLGEFVWTGFDYLGEPSPYHSDWPSRSSYFGIYDLAGLKKDRAYAYMSAWTNKKFVHVLPHWNWNEGDVIDIHCYTHAHAAELFVNGVSHGIQHKDENDELLSNRLIWTDIVFAPGQIMVVADDGLSTTIKTAEAPAKLRVTAETASIAATGDDFAYFEVDVLDAAGNICPHANTRVVFSVSGGEYVASDAGDATSTRIFAQPYCEAFHGKLIAIAKSSDAGRLTLTASADGLASDSCSIDVVSLEV, from the coding sequence ATGGATAAATTTTGGAAATTTGCAAAAAGTACTCAGGATGATGCATATAAAATTGATTTTGATGATTCTGATTTTGTAACAGTGGCGGTGCCTCACGACTATGCCATTGACGGACCTTTTGCAGAGGAAAACGATAAGCAATTTGAGAAAATCGTGGCCGATGGCATCAACAAACCCATGGTACACGTTGGCAGAACTGGCGGATTACCTATTACCGATTGGGCCTGGTATCGCAAGGAGTTCTTTGTTGATGCTGCAACCAAAAATGTATTTCTCGAGTTTGATGGCATCATGTCTAACAGCACAGTCTATGTGAATGGCATCAAAGTTGGCGGGCACATCTATGGCTACACTTCTTTTTGCGTTGATGCCACATCGGCTTGCAACTTTGGCGCCACCAATCTTGTTGCTGTATCTGTACGCCCCGAGGGACATGCCTCCAGATGGTACACCGGCGCTGGGATCTATCGCAATGTTCGATTGGTTCAGAAAGGAGATGCGTATTTCCCATATCAGGCCATATTCGTTCGCCCAACAGTTCGAGGCAAACGTGCCGAGATAGATTTCGACATCAACATCATTGCCGCCGAAGAATATATTCTCGAAGTTGAAATTTGCGACCAGAGCAATAACATTGTTGCATCTCAAAAGTTTATTTCCAACAAAGCGAAGTTCTCTGGACAGATTGCATTAGATAATTATCATCTGTGGGAAGTGTTAAATGCGTATCTCTACACTTTTACTGCTAAACTACATGTAAAAGGAAAGAACTCCGACACAACTGCAACCAAGTTTGGCATCCGAACTATAAAATATGACGCAAACAAAGGACTTTTCATCAACGACAAATATATTAAATTAAACGGTGTCTGTATGCATCATGACCTGGGTGCGATAGGTGCTGCCGTAAATATTTCTGCAATACGTCGCCAGCTCGAAAAACTTATTGATATCGGCACCAATGCTATTCGATTTAGCCACAATCCTCCGTCTCCCGAATATCTTGATATGTGCGACGAATATGGCTTACTAACTATGGACGAAGCATTCGATGAGTGGGAGCTCCATAAACTTAAAAATAGCTATGCCAAACATTTCAAACAAGAAGCAATTGCCGATATGACGGCCATGGTTTGCCGCGACAGAAATCACCCCAGCGTTTTGATGTGGTCCATTGGCAACGAAATTTTAGAGCAAAAGCTGATTTATGGCTGGAAATATGCCAAGTTTTTTAATGATATTTGCCACGCTCATGATTATACTCGCCCCACCACCGCCGGATTTAACAACACCGAAACCGCTTTTATCAATGGGCTAACTGCAGAAGTTGATATCGTTGGCGTCAATTATAAGCCGCATCAATATGACCGCTTTCACCAAATTTATCCAGATGCAGTTCTATATGGCAGCGAAACCGCTTCTGCACTCAGCTCTCGCGGACACTATTATTTTCCAGTAAAGTATCCTAGCATTGCACCAAATGCTCCCGACTTGCAAGCATCTTCATATGATTTGCTAGGCAGACCGTGGTCGTATTATCCTGAGCGAGAATTTTTTGTACAGAAGAAGTACAAATATTTACTAGGAGAATTTGTCTGGACCGGCTTCGACTATTTGGGTGAACCATCTCCGTATCATTCCGACTGGCCTTCTCGCAGTTCATACTTTGGCATCTACGATCTTGCTGGCCTCAAAAAAGATCGAGCATATGCGTATATGTCTGCCTGGACCAACAAAAAATTTGTACACGTACTGCCACACTGGAATTGGAATGAGGGCGATGTGATAGATATTCATTGTTACACTCACGCTCATGCAGCAGAATTATTTGTAAACGGTGTTTCGCATGGCATTCAGCACAAAGATGAAAACGACGAGCTACTTTCAAATCGTCTAATCTGGACTGATATTGTATTTGCACCTGGCCAAATCATGGTTGTTGCAGATGACGGGCTCTCAACCACGATCAAAACCGCGGAGGCACCTGCCAAGCTTCGAGTTACTGCAGAAACGGCATCAATTGCTGCGACCGGCGATGACTTCGCTTATTTTGAAGTTGATGTGCTCGATGCAGCTGGAAATATATGTCCACATGCAAATACCCGAGTAGTATTTTCGGTGAGCGGTGGCGAGTACGTTGCTTCTGATGCGGGCGACGCGACATCCACACGTATTTTTGCTCAGCCATACTGCGAAGCATTTCACGGCAAGCTCATCGCAATTGCAAAGTCTTCCGATGCGGGCCGATTGACATTGACCGCTTCTGCCGATGGCTTAGCATCTGATTCTTGTAGTATAGATGTAGTTAGTTTGGAAGTATAA
- a CDS encoding ABC-F family ATP-binding cassette domain-containing protein, with protein MSVLDVSNVTHGFGSRSILEDVSFRLLKGEKVALVGANGEGKSTFLNIITGALMPDSGTVKWSNRVTVGYLDQQSSLIKGTTIRENLRRAFDALFDLEKEMLELYDKMGEASDVDRLMEDAAEIQNILDSSGFYVLDSKIEEVAAGLGLAEIGLDKNVAELSGGQRTKVLLTKLLLQNPTILILDEPTNYLDENHITWLKRYLQNYENAFILVSHDIPFVNDVCNIIYHVEKSHITRYVGNYEEFQRVYALKKEQAQKAYDRQQKEIDKLEDFIARNKARVATTGMARSRMKQLDKMDKLEKPREKPKPIFNFKFSKAPSKFLIEAHDLVIGYDSALTSPMNFSIERGKKIAICGVNGLGKSTLLKTLLGITAPFSGKVALGENIDLGYFEQEEVVSNRTALDEMWAAYPSMTNHEVRSELAKCGLTTDHITSLMRVLSGGENAKVRLCKILHNELNLLVLDEPTNHLDQYAKDELSRALASFRGTILVVSHEPAFYNSFATEIMNIEDYTTKTI; from the coding sequence ATGAGCGTATTAGATGTATCAAACGTGACTCACGGATTTGGCTCACGTTCCATATTAGAAGATGTTTCATTTCGATTATTAAAAGGTGAAAAGGTTGCTCTTGTTGGTGCAAACGGCGAGGGCAAATCCACTTTTTTAAATATTATTACCGGAGCTTTGATGCCAGATAGCGGCACCGTCAAGTGGTCTAACCGCGTAACTGTAGGATACCTAGACCAGCAATCATCACTTATTAAGGGCACAACCATTCGCGAAAACCTACGTCGTGCCTTTGACGCGTTGTTCGATCTCGAAAAAGAAATGCTAGAGCTTTACGACAAAATGGGTGAAGCTTCTGATGTTGACCGCCTTATGGAAGACGCTGCCGAGATTCAAAACATCCTTGACAGTAGTGGTTTTTATGTGCTAGATTCCAAGATAGAAGAAGTTGCCGCCGGGCTGGGTCTTGCCGAAATCGGGCTTGATAAAAATGTAGCTGAGCTTAGTGGTGGGCAACGAACAAAGGTTCTACTTACCAAGCTGCTGCTACAAAACCCGACTATCCTAATTTTGGATGAGCCCACCAACTATCTCGACGAAAATCACATCACCTGGCTTAAACGCTACTTGCAAAACTATGAAAATGCGTTTATTCTCGTATCTCACGATATTCCATTTGTAAACGATGTCTGTAATATTATCTATCACGTTGAAAAAAGTCACATCACCAGGTATGTCGGCAATTACGAAGAATTTCAGCGTGTCTATGCTCTAAAAAAAGAACAAGCACAAAAAGCGTATGATAGACAGCAAAAGGAGATCGACAAGCTCGAAGACTTTATTGCTAGAAACAAGGCCCGCGTTGCCACTACCGGAATGGCTCGAAGCCGCATGAAGCAATTAGACAAAATGGACAAGCTAGAAAAGCCTCGCGAAAAACCAAAGCCTATATTCAACTTTAAATTTTCAAAAGCTCCTAGTAAATTTTTGATCGAAGCGCATGATTTGGTGATCGGATACGACTCTGCTCTCACCTCTCCGATGAACTTTAGCATAGAGCGTGGAAAAAAAATTGCCATATGCGGTGTAAACGGTTTAGGAAAATCTACCCTACTCAAAACATTGCTTGGCATCACTGCACCATTTTCAGGAAAAGTGGCATTGGGAGAAAACATCGATTTGGGTTATTTTGAACAAGAAGAAGTAGTCAGCAACCGAACAGCGTTAGACGAAATGTGGGCTGCGTATCCATCTATGACCAATCACGAAGTACGTTCCGAACTTGCAAAATGCGGCCTTACCACCGACCACATCACCAGCCTGATGCGTGTACTTTCTGGAGGCGAAAATGCAAAGGTACGCTTATGTAAAATTCTACACAACGAACTCAATTTGCTGGTACTCGACGAACCTACCAATCATCTCGACCAATACGCCAAAGATGAATTGTCTCGCGCTCTGGCCTCATTTCGCGGAACCATTTTAGTCGTATCACACGAACCAGCTTTTTATAATTCGTTTGCAACAGAAATTATGAATATCGAAGACTACACCACTAAAACTATATAA
- a CDS encoding AraC family transcriptional regulator gives MYYSNLRVNLITATCGYVSKDWGEVNEHPDVNKLYLILEGEGSVTCNKTEYYPEVGDIMFVPKGSLNSYATNKDKPYKKYWCHFDADILSTDIAVYLSFPLLVKNANKKISYKLFAKLVKYHESKNPIDAIYAKALLLRIIHFYFSECEFVKINDVPNQTVMGKLVKYIDENLERKITLTELAKFAHLNANYLCTLFSSTFGQTPIEYITNKKIEKAKILLRTTTDTIEEISNTLGFSSPFYFSAVFKKRIGYSPSQFRQSRMGK, from the coding sequence GTGTATTATAGCAACTTAAGAGTAAATTTAATTACAGCAACTTGTGGATACGTAAGCAAGGATTGGGGAGAGGTCAACGAGCATCCTGATGTAAATAAGTTATATCTAATTCTTGAGGGCGAAGGATCGGTAACGTGCAATAAGACAGAATATTATCCAGAGGTGGGAGATATTATGTTTGTGCCAAAGGGTTCTCTAAATTCATATGCAACCAATAAAGATAAACCATACAAAAAATACTGGTGCCATTTTGATGCAGATATATTGAGTACAGACATTGCAGTGTATTTGTCGTTTCCACTTTTGGTAAAAAATGCAAATAAAAAAATATCCTACAAGCTGTTTGCAAAGCTAGTAAAGTACCATGAGAGCAAAAATCCGATAGATGCTATATACGCAAAAGCACTGCTATTAAGAATTATACATTTCTATTTTAGTGAATGCGAGTTTGTAAAAATTAATGATGTGCCAAATCAAACTGTAATGGGAAAATTGGTAAAGTATATCGATGAAAACCTGGAGCGCAAGATTACTCTAACGGAGCTTGCTAAATTTGCGCATCTTAATGCAAATTATTTGTGTACCCTATTTTCTAGCACCTTTGGGCAAACTCCAATAGAATATATAACAAACAAAAAGATAGAGAAGGCAAAAATTTTACTGCGAACAACCACTGATACAATCGAAGAAATTTCAAATACACTGGGATTTAGTTCGCCGTTCTATTTTAGTGCAGTTTTTAAGAAGCGTATAGGATATTCACCATCGCAGTTTAGGCAATCGAGAATGGGTAAATAA
- a CDS encoding flavodoxin family protein translates to MKVYLVNGSAKPQGTTFTALTNVKESLEENGIEAEIYWIGNKAISGCLGCNVCRKSGKCILNDSVNEFAQLAKDADGFVFGSPVHYAAATGFITAFMDRLFYSAGKNLAYKPASAVTVARRGGQSSTFDQLNKYFTINQMPVVSSTYWNQVYGLSGEQTQQDIEGTQVMQVLGNNMAWLLKCIEAGKNNGIVPRELPVLVHTNFVR, encoded by the coding sequence ATGAAAGTTTATTTAGTAAATGGTAGCGCAAAGCCACAAGGAACAACGTTTACCGCATTGACCAATGTGAAGGAGAGCTTAGAAGAAAATGGAATAGAAGCCGAGATCTATTGGATAGGTAACAAGGCGATTTCTGGATGCCTAGGTTGTAATGTATGTAGAAAATCTGGCAAATGTATTTTGAATGATTCGGTAAATGAGTTTGCACAGCTAGCCAAAGATGCGGATGGCTTTGTATTTGGATCACCGGTTCACTACGCCGCTGCGACGGGGTTTATTACTGCATTTATGGATAGGCTGTTTTATAGCGCTGGAAAAAATTTGGCATATAAGCCCGCCAGTGCGGTAACTGTCGCTAGACGTGGAGGACAATCGTCAACGTTCGATCAGCTAAACAAATATTTTACGATCAATCAGATGCCGGTGGTCAGCTCAACGTATTGGAACCAAGTATACGGGCTAAGCGGAGAACAAACACAACAAGATATAGAAGGAACACAGGTGATGCAAGTACTAGGCAACAACATGGCGTGGCTTCTAAAATGTATAGAAGCTGGAAAAAATAACGGCATTGTACCAAGAGAGTTGCCAGTTTTAGTGCATACAAATTTCGTGCGTTAA